The following are encoded together in the Gammaproteobacteria bacterium genome:
- a CDS encoding glycosyltransferase family 9 protein, translated as MPRLRRADAERDAWRRVARLLCVRLDAMGDVLMTTPALRAAKESAPRHITLLTSPGGAEAARLVPDVDDVLVYEAPWVKATPARSDANGDRELIARLAAMRFDAAVIFTVYSQNPLPAAMVCYLAGIPRRLAHCRENPYQLLTDWAADFEPAGGVRHEVRRQLDLVARVGWRTSDERLRLAVPPAAAARVDAMIATLGLDLGPWAVVHPGASAPSRRYAPERFAAVIRALARDHGWRIALTGTGEEAPLLESLRGAGGNGAVSLAGALDLAELGALIARAPLLISNNTGPVHVAAAVGTPVVDLYALTNPQHTPWRVPSRVLYHDVPCRTCYRSVCPEGHHLCLDGVPPARVVAAAVDLARAGRAAPAGDGLPVAAHDAPGSVSSLRTGAVARSAAERPR; from the coding sequence ATGCCGCGGCTGCGACGCGCGGATGCCGAGCGGGACGCCTGGCGTCGCGTCGCGCGCCTTCTGTGCGTGCGGCTCGACGCGATGGGCGACGTGTTGATGACGACGCCGGCGCTGCGCGCGGCAAAGGAATCCGCGCCCCGGCACATCACGCTGCTGACGTCGCCCGGAGGCGCGGAGGCGGCGCGCCTCGTGCCGGATGTCGACGACGTGCTCGTCTACGAGGCGCCTTGGGTCAAGGCGACGCCCGCTCGCTCCGACGCGAACGGCGACCGCGAGCTCATCGCGCGGCTCGCCGCAATGCGCTTCGACGCCGCCGTGATCTTCACGGTCTACAGCCAGAATCCGCTGCCGGCGGCGATGGTGTGCTATCTCGCCGGCATTCCGCGGCGGCTCGCGCATTGCCGCGAGAATCCGTATCAGCTCTTGACGGACTGGGCGGCCGATTTCGAGCCCGCGGGCGGCGTGCGTCACGAGGTTCGCCGGCAGCTCGACCTCGTCGCCCGCGTCGGCTGGCGCACGTCCGACGAGCGGCTCCGTCTCGCCGTGCCGCCCGCTGCGGCCGCGCGGGTAGACGCGATGATCGCGACGCTCGGGCTCGACCTCGGGCCGTGGGCCGTGGTTCATCCGGGCGCGAGCGCGCCGTCGCGTCGCTACGCTCCGGAGCGCTTCGCCGCGGTGATCCGCGCGCTCGCGCGCGATCACGGCTGGCGCATCGCGCTGACCGGAACGGGCGAGGAGGCGCCGCTCCTCGAAAGCCTTCGCGGCGCCGGAGGGAACGGGGCGGTCTCGCTCGCCGGCGCGCTCGATCTCGCCGAGCTCGGCGCGCTGATCGCGCGCGCGCCGCTTCTGATCTCGAACAACACCGGGCCGGTGCACGTCGCCGCGGCCGTCGGCACGCCGGTCGTCGATCTCTACGCGCTCACGAATCCGCAGCATACGCCGTGGCGTGTGCCGAGCCGCGTTCTCTACCACGACGTTCCGTGCCGCACGTGCTACCGCAGCGTATGCCCGGAAGGCCACCACCTTTGCCTCGACGGCGTGCCGCCGGCGCGGGTCGTCGCGGCGGCCGTGGATCTCGCGAGGGCGGGGCGGGCGG
- a CDS encoding glycosyltransferase, whose protein sequence is MRPLNVLTWHVHGSYLWYLSRVPHRLYLPIKPGRPEGYGGRLPGLPWPDNVVEVPAEAARDLELDCVLFQSRKSYVEDQHEILSPAQRRLPRIFLEHDPPREQPTDTRHPVDDPNVLLVHVTAFNELMWHNGRTPTRVIEHGVVVPDGVRYTGELERGIVVVNGLAARGRRLGADVFAAARQRVPLDLVGMDSQRLGGLGEAGHEELPRLAARYRFFFNPIRYTSLGLAVCEAMMLGIPIVGLATTEMATVVENGRSGFIGTRLSALVDAMRGLLADPREAARLGREARRVAERRFHIGRFVRDWNAAFEEVTGVGAPRSRDAASRSFAAHA, encoded by the coding sequence ATGCGCCCGCTGAACGTCCTCACATGGCACGTGCACGGCAGCTATCTGTGGTACCTCTCGCGCGTTCCGCATCGGCTCTATCTCCCGATCAAGCCGGGACGCCCCGAAGGCTACGGCGGGCGGCTGCCGGGACTGCCGTGGCCCGACAACGTGGTCGAGGTGCCTGCCGAAGCCGCGCGCGACCTCGAGCTCGACTGCGTCCTGTTTCAATCGCGAAAGAGCTACGTCGAGGACCAGCACGAGATTCTTTCGCCGGCGCAGCGCCGGTTGCCGCGGATCTTTCTCGAGCACGATCCGCCGCGCGAGCAACCGACCGATACGCGCCATCCGGTCGACGATCCGAACGTGCTGCTCGTGCACGTCACGGCGTTCAACGAGCTGATGTGGCACAACGGACGAACGCCGACACGCGTGATCGAGCACGGCGTCGTCGTGCCCGACGGCGTGCGTTATACCGGCGAGCTCGAGCGGGGGATCGTCGTCGTGAACGGGCTCGCCGCACGCGGCCGCCGACTCGGCGCGGATGTCTTCGCGGCCGCGCGCCAGCGCGTGCCGCTCGATCTCGTCGGTATGGATTCGCAGCGACTCGGCGGCCTCGGCGAGGCGGGCCACGAGGAGCTTCCGCGCCTCGCTGCCCGCTACCGCTTCTTCTTCAATCCGATCCGCTACACGAGCCTCGGGCTCGCTGTCTGCGAAGCGATGATGCTCGGCATCCCAATCGTCGGTCTCGCGACGACGGAGATGGCCACGGTCGTCGAGAACGGCAGGTCCGGGTTCATCGGCACCCGGCTGAGCGCACTCGTGGATGCGATGCGCGGGCTGCTCGCCGATCCCCGTGAGGCCGCGCGGCTCGGCCGTGAGGCGCGCCGGGTCGCCGAGCGCCGCTTCCACATCGGGCGCTTCGTGCGCGACTGGAACGCCGCGTTCGAGGAGGTCACCGGCGTGGGCGCTCCGCGGTCGCGCGACGCCGCGTCGAGGAGCTTCGCCGCTCATGCGTAG
- a CDS encoding SDR family oxidoreductase, with amino-acid sequence MTLREKVPEPHEEPSSSLRGRVVLVTGGGSGLGAAVCRCLSDAGGTVVVTDVDGDRALAVTEAIAARGGSGSARALDVRDERQARDAMAAVVAEQGRLDAVVNNAGVDVTKPVVDLSIEEWDRVLAVNLRGPFVMSKLAFETMRAQARGGHVVNIVSTAARRAWANAAAYHASKWGLLGLSHALHVEGREHRIKVTALIAGGMRTPFLLDRFPDIDQSVLQDPASVAQAVRFVLTQPAGTVIPELMVIPERETSWP; translated from the coding sequence ATGACGTTGCGGGAAAAGGTGCCGGAGCCGCACGAGGAGCCTTCGTCGAGCCTTCGCGGCCGCGTGGTGCTCGTCACCGGCGGCGGCAGCGGGCTCGGCGCGGCCGTCTGCCGATGCCTGTCCGACGCGGGCGGGACGGTCGTCGTCACGGACGTCGACGGCGACCGGGCGCTCGCGGTCACGGAGGCGATCGCCGCGCGCGGCGGCTCCGGCTCCGCGCGAGCGCTCGACGTGCGCGACGAGCGTCAGGCCCGCGACGCGATGGCGGCCGTCGTCGCCGAGCAGGGCCGGCTCGATGCCGTCGTGAACAACGCCGGGGTCGACGTGACGAAGCCGGTGGTCGATTTGTCGATCGAGGAATGGGATCGCGTGCTCGCGGTCAACCTGCGCGGTCCGTTCGTGATGTCGAAGCTCGCGTTCGAGACGATGCGCGCGCAGGCGCGCGGCGGGCACGTCGTGAACATCGTCTCCACGGCCGCCCGTCGCGCGTGGGCGAATGCGGCGGCCTATCACGCGAGCAAGTGGGGGCTGCTCGGTCTGAGCCATGCGCTGCACGTCGAAGGCCGCGAGCACCGCATCAAGGTGACGGCGCTGATCGCGGGCGGAATGCGCACGCCGTTCCTTCTGGACCGATTCCCGGACATCGATCAAAGCGTGCTCCAGGATCCGGCGAGCGTCGCACAGGCGGTGCGGTTCGTGCTGACGCAGCCGGCGGGCACGGTGATCCCGGAGCTGATGGTGATTCCGGAACGGGAAACGTCGTGGCCGTGA
- a CDS encoding HAD family hydrolase codes for MAVKSRARKLRRAVFLDKDGTLVEDVPFNVDARRLRLGPGADEALPRLARAGFVLAVVSNQSGVARGYFAEDALAGVARDLGALVAGLGVTLDGFYYCPHHPEGRVAAYRRDCECRKPRPGLLERAARDLDVDLAASWLVGDILDDVEAGRRAGCRTILIDNGNETEWRLARERLPHHAVANLAEAARLIVALDVVEPSAAAGRQVA; via the coding sequence GTGGCCGTGAAGAGCCGTGCGCGGAAGCTTCGGCGGGCCGTGTTCCTCGACAAGGACGGCACGCTCGTCGAGGACGTGCCGTTCAACGTCGACGCCCGACGCCTGCGGCTCGGTCCGGGAGCCGACGAGGCTTTGCCGCGGCTCGCGCGCGCGGGCTTCGTGCTGGCCGTGGTCTCGAATCAGTCCGGTGTCGCGCGCGGGTATTTCGCGGAGGACGCGCTCGCGGGCGTCGCACGGGATCTCGGCGCGCTCGTCGCAGGGCTCGGCGTGACGCTCGACGGTTTCTACTACTGCCCGCACCATCCGGAAGGCCGCGTCGCCGCGTACCGGCGGGACTGCGAATGCCGCAAGCCCCGCCCGGGTCTCCTCGAGCGTGCCGCGCGCGACCTCGACGTCGACCTCGCCGCGTCGTGGCTCGTCGGCGACATTCTCGACGACGTGGAGGCGGGGCGCCGCGCAGGCTGCCGCACGATCCTGATCGACAACGGCAACGAGACCGAATGGCGGCTCGCCCGCGAGCGGCTGCCGCACCATGCCGTCGCGAATCTCGCCGAAGCCGCGCGCCTGATCGTCGCGCTCGATGTCGTCGAGCCGAGTGCCGCCGCGGGGCGGCAGGTGGCCTGA
- a CDS encoding glycosyltransferase, with protein MRRIAMISDHASPLAALGSADAGGQNVYVAHLTRRLADRGIEVDVFTRRDADDLPEVVPWYQGSRVIHVPAGPPEPVPKEELLPHMESFTRFVRRACRRRRYDLIHANFWMSGLAALDIKTTLDIPFVITFHALGRIRRVHQGENDRFPDCRFQIEERIAWAADRIIAECPQDRVDLMTHYAADPERISVVPCGFDPAELAPVPRHNARALLGLPQDAFIVLQLGRLVPRKGIATAIEGFARFRHGTSADARLLIVGGDAYRPDFTRTPEMARLARVAAAEGVSDRVEFAGRRDRDVLRYYYSAADVFVTLPWYEPFGITPLEAMACAIPVVGSRVGGVKYTVVDGLTGCLIPAADPEALARCLALLYRERGMRSAMGASGRERVVRAFTWEHVAKAIEAVYADVLSGLLRAPVRQVGYAGNAGAYGSTAVSSAAGPPPAAGVAGTRVKRRVPSPVTPLHRHTRRKKK; from the coding sequence ATGCGTAGGATCGCGATGATCAGCGACCACGCGTCGCCGCTCGCGGCGCTCGGCAGCGCCGACGCGGGCGGCCAGAACGTCTATGTCGCGCACCTCACGCGGCGACTCGCTGATCGCGGAATAGAGGTGGACGTGTTCACGCGCCGCGACGCCGACGACTTGCCCGAGGTCGTGCCGTGGTATCAGGGCTCGCGCGTCATTCACGTACCCGCGGGACCGCCGGAGCCCGTTCCGAAGGAAGAGCTGCTGCCGCACATGGAATCGTTCACTCGGTTCGTGCGGCGCGCCTGCCGGCGCCGGCGCTACGACCTGATCCATGCGAATTTCTGGATGTCGGGCCTTGCCGCTCTCGACATCAAAACGACGCTCGACATTCCGTTCGTCATCACGTTTCACGCGCTCGGGCGCATCCGCCGCGTGCATCAGGGCGAAAACGACCGCTTCCCGGATTGCCGCTTTCAGATCGAGGAGCGCATCGCGTGGGCGGCCGACAGGATCATCGCCGAATGCCCGCAGGACCGAGTCGATCTGATGACGCACTACGCGGCGGATCCGGAGCGCATCAGCGTCGTGCCTTGCGGCTTCGATCCGGCGGAGCTTGCACCGGTGCCGCGACACAACGCGCGCGCGCTTCTCGGCTTGCCGCAAGACGCGTTCATCGTGCTTCAGCTCGGGCGTCTCGTCCCGCGCAAGGGCATCGCGACCGCGATCGAAGGATTTGCGCGCTTTCGGCACGGTACGTCGGCGGACGCTCGCCTCCTGATCGTCGGCGGCGACGCGTACCGGCCGGACTTCACGCGCACGCCGGAGATGGCGCGGCTTGCGCGCGTCGCTGCGGCCGAAGGCGTTTCGGATCGAGTCGAATTCGCTGGGCGCCGCGACCGCGACGTGCTGCGCTACTACTACAGCGCCGCGGACGTGTTCGTGACGCTTCCGTGGTACGAGCCGTTCGGCATCACGCCGCTCGAAGCGATGGCCTGCGCCATCCCGGTCGTCGGCAGCCGCGTCGGCGGCGTGAAGTACACCGTCGTCGACGGCCTCACCGGCTGCCTGATTCCGGCCGCGGATCCCGAGGCGCTCGCGCGCTGCCTCGCGTTGCTGTACCGGGAGCGCGGCATGCGTTCTGCGATGGGGGCGAGCGGCCGCGAGCGCGTTGTCAGGGCTTTCACGTGGGAACACGTCGCGAAAGCGATCGAAGCCGTCTACGCGGACGTTCTGAGCGGGCTCCTCCGCGCGCCGGTGCGGCAGGTCGGGTATGCCGGCAACGCGGGCGCGTACGGCTCGACGGCCGTGTCGTCCGCGGCCGGGCCGCCTCCGGCGGCGGGCGTCGCCGGCACGCGCGTGAAGCGTCGCGTTCCTTCGCCCGTGACGCCGCTCCACCGGCATACGAGGAGGAAGAAGAAATGA